From the Neobacillus sp. PS3-34 genome, the window GTTTTTAAAAACATTTCCTGGCGACGGATATTAATATACCAAGTTATCAAGCATAGGTCAATAGCTTTTTTTACTTTTTCACAATAATTTTTCTCTAACCTTATAATACCGATGAAAGATCCCCTGTCCTTTTGTTTCTGCTTTGACCACTTCAATCAAATGTTTATCAATCAGATACTCAATTAATACTTCTAAATCAACTGAATAGGGGGTTACTTCCTTTTCATTCATAATTTGATCAAAGGACCAGTATTCTTTTCCTTCAAGAATATCAAGCAAATGGGCTGCACCTAAATGTGTTCTTGAATGGATAAGAAATTCACTCGCAAGAAATAGAAGCTCCAATCTTTTTTCCAATGTCTCTTCACTATTCACAAGCTCTTCGTACAATTTGAAAATCTCAGGTTCAATTTGTTTCACCTGGTGCCAGACAGTCAATTCAGAATGGAACCCGTTTTCAATTACAGCCAGCCTGGCAAGATGATGAAGGGAGTGAACTACATGATTGTATGCATCCAAGTATTGATGGTTTTCAAACAAAGCTTTACCATCCACATAACGACGGATTAACTTAGCGAATTCAACCCCCATTTTTATTTTCCTTCCATAGAAGGGAAATTCCCTGAGCTCCGTTTTGAGATGTGCTACAAATTCATTGCGGTCGAATAAAATCTTCGAATCATTAATCCATTCAAAAATCTTCCGATTGGACCCCAACAAAATCCATTCTCTTAATTGTTCTTCCGTAATAATATGCATGGCTGCCTTTTTATCTGAATAAGAATAATGTTTAATAAATAAAGGCTTGTCTGCTTCTCTGACGATAATGAGCAGAATTGCATCGAAAGAATCCGTTGAAGAAAAAGATTTTTGTTTTTTTTCTATCGATAATACTCCCAGAGTATTAGATTGGCTTGCTCTTTCCTGATAAATCGGACGAAGGATATCTTCCATTGTTTTATTCCTCCACACTTTTTTACTTGATCAGGGCGCTTGCGCCTTTTTTTCATAGCCTATATTTTCGACAGTGATAAAAATTATCCTTCTAATTTTAAAAAGGAAAAATCAGACCTTCCTAGTGTACCATTTTTCAAAACAGAAAGTTGTGGTATAGTTTTTTTCAGGAGGGAATCAGATGGCTAAATATTCTAG encodes:
- a CDS encoding nucleotidyltransferase-like protein, with translation MEDILRPIYQERASQSNTLGVLSIEKKQKSFSSTDSFDAILLIIVREADKPLFIKHYSYSDKKAAMHIITEEQLREWILLGSNRKIFEWINDSKILFDRNEFVAHLKTELREFPFYGRKIKMGVEFAKLIRRYVDGKALFENHQYLDAYNHVVHSLHHLARLAVIENGFHSELTVWHQVKQIEPEIFKLYEELVNSEETLEKRLELLFLASEFLIHSRTHLGAAHLLDILEGKEYWSFDQIMNEKEVTPYSVDLEVLIEYLIDKHLIEVVKAETKGQGIFHRYYKVREKLL